The following coding sequences lie in one Spinacia oleracea cultivar Varoflay chromosome 1, BTI_SOV_V1, whole genome shotgun sequence genomic window:
- the LOC130470009 gene encoding uncharacterized protein: MGDNDEKTSSGSRYEPFSKYYLHPSEGTGTVISPILLKGDNYEEWSRSLRNNLRAKNKLGFVEGTIVVPDSTSKDYAQWGIVNSMLVAWLYNTLHESVRSTIILPDNVNELWDDLKVRYSLGNGPRILELKKQISDCKQKGRTVASYYGVLCKLHQDLASYSKMPACT; this comes from the coding sequence ATGGGTGATAACGACGAGAAGACTTCTTCCGGCTCTCGCTATGAGCCATTCTCTAAGTATTACCTTCACCCGAGTGAAGGTACCGGGACTGTCATCAGCCCTATCCTGTTGAAGGGCGACAATTATGAAGAGTGGTCACGCTCTCTTCGTAATAATCTCCGTGCTAAGAACAAACTCGGCTTTGTTGAAGGAACGATTGTTGTCCCGGATTCGACATCAAAGGACTACGCTCAATGGGGTATTGTCAATTCTATGCTAGTTGCTTGGCTTTATAATACACTTCATGAATCTGTTCGTTCTACTATTATTCTTCCTGATAATGTTAATGAGTTATGGGATGATTTAAAGGTTCGATATTCTTTAGGCAATGGCCCTCGTATCCttgaattaaagaaacaaattTCTGATTGTAAGCAAAAGGGAAGGACAGTGGCTAGTTATTACGGTGTATTGTGTAAATTGCATCAAGATTTGGCTAGCTATAGTAAGATGCCTGCTTGTACTTGA
- the LOC110801667 gene encoding zinc finger CCCH domain-containing protein 47, translating into MGMDIELVSNSASNSLEIAASGDVTSFQLAVDSGKVSIDEVDLWYTRRIGSNQMAYEERTPLMVAAQYGSTQIVDFILQSGGVDVNRVSGSDRVTALHCAVAGGSHSSGAVVQRLISASANINIIDANGNKASDLISMFSRVPSKNSNKQLDILLKSGYSDSDSSSISGFSSDSETESKKEFSVSELPDINNGVYGSDDFRMYCFKIKPCSRAYTHDWTECPFAHPGENARRRDPKKYQYTCVPCPEFKKGSCKKGEECEFAHGVFESWLHPAQYRTRLCKDEIGCARKVCFFAHKREELRPVYASTGSAIPDVSVSSPGGFSNASSTPPMSPSYAPLSPGNGASPGAGGMYQGKSSNFGASPPNLQLPGSRLRSSFSARDVELERELIKLETQLMNQQHQQYQDYQQHQQQQHQHQQQQHQQVLSPRPSPRWNNNNNNNNNNNMGRVSDMMPGSNLESAFASINVSRKMSPPSVLDSPLRKLSPPRGLDSPKSMAAAMLNSRAAAFVKRSQSFIDRSATMGANMSSPMSDWGSPNGKLDWGIHGEELNKLRKSNSFGFRGANNNNNATRTSPPGFNQPDVSWVNSLVKDEAGAGYLGARSPSYGRNGAGNGVQVQDMCLPWEQLYIEEQLVA; encoded by the exons ATGGGTATGGATATTGAACTCGTGTCGAACTCTGCCTCGAACTCACTCGAAATCGCCGCGTCCGGCGACGTAACGAGCTTCCAACTCGCTGTTGACTCAGGTAAGGTTTCGATTGATGAAGTGGATCTTTGGTATACTCGTCGAATTGGATCTAATCAAATGGCGTATGAGGAGCGAACTCCTCTTATGGTTGCCGCTCAATATGGAAGCACTCAAATTGTTGATTTTATACTCCAATCGGGTGGTGTTGATGTTAACCGAGTTTCCGGGTCTGACCGAGTCACCGCCCTTCACTGTGCTGTTGCTGGTGGTTCTCACTCCTCTGGTGCCGTCGTCCAACGCCTTATCTCCGCTTCTGCTAACATCAATATCATTGATGCTAACG GGAATAAAGCATCTGATTTAATTTCAATGTTCTCAAGAGTACCCTCTAAGAACAGCAACAAGCAGCTTGATATTCTGCTAAAATCTGGGTATTCCGATTCCGATTCCAGCTCCATTTCCGGTTTCAGTTCCGATTCTGAGACCGAGTCAAAGAAGGAGTTCTCAGTTTCAGAACTCCCAGACATAAACAACGGTGTCTATGGGAGTGATGATTTTAGAATGTATTGTTTCAAGATCAAACCCTGCTCTAGAGCATACACTCATGATTGGACAGAGTGCCCCTTTGCCCACCCAGGGGAGAATGCAAGGAGAAGAGACCCAAAGAAGTACCAATACACTTGTGTGCCATGCCCAGAGTTCAAAAAGGGGAGCTGCAAGAAGGGAGAGGAGTGTGAGTTTGCTCATGGTGTGTTCGAGTCGTGGCTACATCCCGCTCAGTATAGAACCCGTTTGTGTAAGGATGAGATTGGTTGTGCTAGAAAGGTTTGCTTCTTTGCCCACAAGAGGGAGGAGTTGCGCCCGGTTTATGCTTCAACTGGTTCAGCAATTCCAGATGTGAGTGTGTCATCTCCTGGTGGGTTTAGTAATGCATCATCAACTCCTCCGATGTCCCCTTCATATGCTCCTCTTTCGCCTGGAAACGGAGCATCACCCGGTGCAGGAGGGATGTATCAAGGGAAGTCGTCTAATTTTGGTGCTTCACCTCCTAACTTGCAACTACCAGGGAGTAGATTAAGGTCTAGCTTTAGTGCTAGAGATGTAGAGTTGGAAAGAGAGCTCATCAAATTAGAAACGCAGCTCATGAATCAACAACATCAGCAGTACCAAGACTACCAACAACACCAGCAACAGCAACACCAACATCAGCAACAGCAGCACCAACAAGTTCTTTCCCCTAGGCCGTCTCCTAGgtggaacaacaacaacaacaacaacaacaacaacaacatggGAAGAGTTAGTGACATGATGCCTGGTAGTAATCTGGAATCAGCTTTTGCTTCAATCAACGTATCCAGGAAGATGTCACCTCCGAGTGTTTTGGATTCACCACTGAGGAAGTTGTCACCTCCGAGGGGTTTGGACTCCCCAAAGTCAATGGCTGCAGCAATGCTCAACTCACGAGCTGCTGCCTTTGTTAAGAGGAGTCAGAGCTTCATTGATAGGTCGGCAACAATGGGTGCGAATATGTCGAGCCCCATGTCTGATTGGGGCTCGCCAAATGGAAAATTAGACTGGGGGATCCATGGAGAAGAGCTGAACAAGCTAAGGAAGTCCAACTCCTTTGGTTTCCGAGGTgccaataataacaataatgcCACTAGAACATCCCCACCCGGCTTCAATCAACCAGACGTTTCTTGGGTGAATTCTTTGGTTAAGGACGAGGCAGGTGCCGGGTATTTGGGAGCAAGGTCACCGAGTTATGGCCGGAATGGTGCAGGAAATGGTGTTCAAGTTCAGGACATGTGTTTACCATGGGAGCAATTGTATATAGAAGAGCAGCTGGTTGCTTAA